The Malus domestica chromosome 10, GDT2T_hap1 genome contains a region encoding:
- the LOC103412479 gene encoding polyphenol oxidase, chloroplastic-like: protein MKALPDDDPRSFTQQADLHCAYCDGAYDQVGFPNLELQIHQCWLFFPFHRYYVYFYERILAKLIDDPTFALPFWNWDAPAGMQLPALFANPDSPLYDELRAASHQPPTLIDLDFNGTDETMSKDAQIDANLKIMYRQMVSNSKKPLLFFGSPYRADTEPDPGGGSIETTPHGPVHLWTGDNTQPNFEDMGNFYSAARDPIFFSHHSNIDRMWNIWKSIGTKNNDINDKDWLDTGFLFYDENAELVRVTVRDTLDNKKLGYTYEDVEIPWLKSRPTPRRTKLARKAKAAGVAKATETTSSGKVVAGKDFPINLETKISTVVSRPKPKKRSKKEKEDEEEILVIQGIELDKDVAVKFDVYVNDVDDEDAAPSGPDKSEFAGSFVSVPHKQKEKSKSCLRLGLTDLLEDLGAEDDESVVVTLVPRYGAQAVKIGSIKIEFLA from the coding sequence ATGAAAGCCCTCCCGGACGACGATCCGCGTAGCTTCACCCAGCAAGCCGATCTCCACTGTGCCTATTGCGACGGCGCGTACGACCAAGTCGGCTTCCCCAACCTCGAGCTCCAAATCCATCAATGCTGGCTTTTCTTCCCCTTCCATCGTTACTACGTATACTTCTACGAAAGAATCTTGGCCAAACTCATAGACGATCCGACGTTCGCGTTGCCGTTTTGGAACTGGGACGCGCCAGCTGGCATGCAACTCCCTGCCTTGTTCGCTAACCCGGACTCTCCGCTTTACGACGAGCTCCGCGCTGCCAGCCATCAGCCGCCGACTCTCATCGATCTTGACTTCAACGGCACGGATGAAACAATGTCCAAGGATGCTCAAATCGACGCCAACCTCAAAATCATGTATAGGCAGATGGTTTCCAACTCCAAGAAACCGCTGTTGTTCTTTGGTTCGCCCTACAGGGCTGACACTGAACCAGATCCAGGGGGCGGTTCAATCGAAACGACCCCACATGGTCCGGTTCATTTATGGACCGGAGATAACACGCAGCCTAATTTTGAAGACATGGGGAATTTTTACTCCGCTGCAAGGGATCCAATATTTTTTTCGCACCATTCGAATATAGATCGAATGTGGAATATTTGGAAAAGTATAGGGACTAAAAATAACGATATTAACGATAAGGATTGGTTGGATACGGGGTTTTTGTTTTATGACGAGAATGCTGAGCTTGTTAGGGTCACGGTGAGGGACACTCTTGATAATAAAAAGCTAGGGTATACGTATGAAGATGTTGAGATTCCATGGCTCAAGTCTAGACCGACGCCACGTCGGACAAAGCTTGCGAGAAAGGCAAAGGCGGCTGGAGTGGCGAAGGCCACTGAGACGACGTCATCAGGGAAGGTGGTGGCGGGTAAAGATTTTCCAATAAATTTGGAGACGAAGATAAGTACGGTGGTGTCAAGGCCGAAGCCGAAGAAGAGGagcaagaaggagaaagaggatgaggaggagaTATTGGTGATTCAGGGGATTGAGCTTGACAAAGATGTGGCTGTGAAGTTTGATGTGTATGTGAATGACGTGGACGATGAGGATGCGGCACCGAGTGGACCCGACAAGAGCGAGTTTGCTGGGAGTTTTGTGAGTGTGCCACATAAGCAGAAGGAAAAGAGCAAGAGTTGTTTAAGGTTGGGGTTAACGGACCTGTTGGAGGATTTGGGTGCTGAAGATGATGAGAGTGTGGTGGTGACTTTGGTGCCCAGGTACGGCGCTCAGGCTGTTAAGATCGGTAGCATCAAAATTGAATTTCTTGCTTGA
- the LOC103412438 gene encoding polyphenol oxidase, chloroplastic-like produces the protein MASMSAPLVTPTTSIIPTTSLSPFSQKYHRISSFGNPRHSNLQAVSCKATNNSSDQNKNPSTSSNDHDHENPSPVNLDRRHVLIGLGSLYGGVAGLGSDPFAVAKPVSPPDLAKCGAADFPSGAVPTNCCPPTSQKIVDFKFPSPTKLRVRPAAHAVDKAYIEKYSKAIELMKALPDDDPRSFTQQADVHCAYCNGAYDQVGFPNLELQIHQSWLFFPFHRYYLYFHERILAKLIDDPTFALPFWNWDAPAGMQLPALYANPDSPLYDELRAASHQPPTLIDLDFNGTDETMSKDAQIEANLKIMYRQMVSNSKKPLLFFGSPYRAGTEPDPGAGAIEQTPHGPVHTWTGDNTQPNYEDMGNFYSTARDPIFFAHHLNLDRMWNIWKSIGTKNKDINDKDWLDTGFLFYDENAELVRVTVRDTLDNKKLGYTYEDVEIPWLNSRPTPRRTKLARKAKAAGVAKAAETTSSGKVVAGKDFPINLETKITTVVSRPKPKKRSKKEKEDEEEILVIRGIELDKDVAVKFDVYVNDVDDEDAAPSGPDKSEFAGSFVSVPHKQKEKSKSCLRLGLTDLLEDLGAEDDESVVVTLVPRYGAQAVKIGSIKIEFLA, from the coding sequence ATGGCTTCTATGTCAGCTCCACTCGTCACCCCCACCACAAGTATCATCCCCacaacttctctctctcctttctcccaAAAGTATCACCGAATATCCTCATTTGGAAACCCTAGGCATTCCAATTTACAAGCTGTCTCATGCAAAGCCACAAATAATAGTAGtgaccaaaacaaaaaccctTCCACTAGCTCCAACGATCACGACCATGAAAACCCTTCTCCAGTAAACCTAGACAGAAGACATGTACTTATAGGTCTCGGAAGCCTGTACGGTGGAGTGGCTGGTCTTGGCAGCGACCCCTTCGCTGTTGCAAAGCCAGTGTCGCCGCCTGACCTAGCCAAATGCGGAGCTGCGGACTTTCCAAGTGGAGCAGTCCCGACCAACTGTTGCCCGCCAACGTCCCAAAAAATCGTAGACTTCAAATTCCCCTCCCCTACCAAACTCCGCGTCAGGCCGGCAGCTCACGCCGTGGATAAAGCCTACATCGAAAAATACTCAAAAGCCATCGAGCTCATGAAAGCCCTCCCGGACGACGATCCGCGTAGCTTCACCCAGCAAGCCGATGTCCACTGTGCCTATTGTAACGGTGCGTACGACCAAGTCGGCTTCCCCAACCTCGAGCTCCAAATCCATCAATCCTGGCTTTTCTTCCCCTTCCATCGTTACTACCTATATTTCCACGAAAGAATCTTGGCCAAACTCATAGACGATCCGACCTTCGCGTTGCCGTTTTGGAACTGGGACGCGCCAGCTGGCATGCAACTCCCTGCCTTGTACGCTAACCCTGACTCTCCGCTTTACGACGAGCTCCGCGCTGCCAGCCATCAGCCGCCAACTCTCATCGATCTTGACTTCAACGGCACGGATGAAACAATGTCCAAGGATGCTCAAATCGAAGCCAACCTCAAAATCATGTATAGGCAGATGGTTTCCAACTCCAAGAAACCGCTGTTGTTCTTTGGTTCGCCCTACAGGGCTGGCACTGAACCAGATCCAGGGGCCGGTGCAATCGAACAGACCCCACATGGTCCGGTTCATACATGGACCGGAGATAACACGCAACCTAATTATGAAGACATGGGGAATTTTTACTCCACTGCAAGGGATCCGATATTTTTTGCGCACCATTTGAATCTGGATCGAATGTGGAATATTTGGAAAAGTATAGGGACTAAAAATAAAGATATTAACGATAAGGATTGGTTGGATACGGGGTTTTTGTTTTATGACGAGAATGCTGAGCTTGTTAGGGTCACGGTGAGGGACACTCTTGATAATAAAAAGCTAGGGTATACGTATGAAGATGTTGAGATTCCATGGCTCAACTCTAGACCGACGCCACGTCGGACAAAGCTTGCGAGAAAGGCAAAGGCGGCTGGAGTGGCGAAGGCCGCTGAGACGACGTCATCGGGGAAGGTGGTGGCGGGTAAAGATTTTCCAATAAATTTGGAGACGAAGATAACTACGGTGGTGTCAAGGCCGAAGCCGAAGAAGAGGagcaagaaggagaaagaggatgaggaggagaTATTGGTGATTCGGGGGATTGAGCTTGACAAAGATGTGGCTGTGAAGTTTGATGTGTATGTGAATGACGTGGATGATGAGGATGCGGCACCGAGTGGACCCGACAAGAGCGAGTTTGCTGGGAGTTTTGTGAGTGTGCCACATAAGCAGAAGGAAAAGAGCAAGAGTTGTTTAAGGTTGGGGTTAACGGACCTGTTGGAGGATTTGGGTGCTGAAGATGATGAGAGTGTGGTGGTGACTTTAGTGCCCAGGTACGGCGCTCAGGCTGTTAAGATCGGTAGCATCAAAATTGAGTTTCTTGCTTGA